The Desulfallas thermosapovorans DSM 6562 region TTACCCAGGCTCACGTGGGTATGGACAATGACCCGGTAAACCTGGTGTTCAGTGCTGTGCGGGTAGGTTTGGCCGACCTGGCCGGCAAGTGGATTGCCACGGACCTTTCGGATATTATTTTCGGCACCCCGGAGCCCGTTATGAGTGAGGCCAATATGGGTGTTCTGGACCCCTCCAAGGTTAATATTATTCTACACGGTCACAATCCGTTGCTCAGTGAAATGATCGTGGCTGCGGCCCGGGAACTGGAAGATGAAGCCAAGGCCGCCGGTGCTGCGGGCATCCAGCTGTCCGGCATTTGCTGCACCGGTAACGAAGTACTGATGCGTCAGGGAGTACCCCTGGTCACTTCTTTCTCCTCCCAGGAACTGGCCATCTGCACCGGTGCTGTGGACTGTATGGTAGTGGACGTGCAGTGCATAATGCCCGGTCTTAATACTGTGGCCCAGTGCTTTGGTACTAAATTGATCACCACCGCTGATATCGTGAAAAACCCCGGTACCATGCATATCGATTACCAGGAAGCCACAGCCATGGAAAATGCCCGGGAAGTTATCCGAGAGGCGATAGCTGCCTATAAAGAGCGCGGTAACCGCCCCGTGCATATCCCCAATATAAAGAACAAAGTTGTGGCCGGCTGGAGCCTGGAAGCTATCTTTGAGCTGTTTAAAACTGTTAATGCCGATAACCCCGTCAGAGTCTTAAACGATGCTATACTGAGCGGCGAGCTGAAAGGCGTTATTTTAATGGCCGGCTGCAACAACCTGAAGACATTCCACGACCAGGCCCACCTGGAAATTACCAAAGCCATGTTGAAGAACGATGTGCTGGTTATTTCCACCGGTTGCAACGCCCAGGCCTGCGCCAAAGCCGGTCTGATGGATCCCGAAAAAGTGGATGAATACTGCGGTGAAGGACTCAAGAGTTTCTACAAGCGCATCAGCGCCAACGCCAATCTGAAGTATGGCCTGCCGCCGGTGCTTCATATCGGCTCTTGCGTAGACAACTCCCGGGCAGCTGAATTATTGATGTTAATGGCGGAAGATCTGGGCGTGGATACCCCGAAAGTGCCGTTTGTAGCCTCCGCTCCTGAAGCCATGAGTGGTAAAGCCACCAGTATCGGCACCTGGGCCGTAACCATCGGCCTGCCCACCCACGTTGGTACCATGCCGCCGGTGGAAGGCTGTGACCTTATTTACAGCATTCTCACCCAGGTGGCCGGCGACGTATTCGGCGGTTATTTCATTCTCGAGCCCGATATTGAAACATCGATTCAAAAACTACTTAATGCTCTGGAATATAGAACCTGGAAACTGGGCGTACACCGCCGGGTAGCCGAGGATTTGGAAACCGGCCTGTGCCAAAACTGGTAAACCACTACGAAAGGGAGGGAAATAGAAGTGAGCGAAGC contains the following coding sequences:
- the cooS gene encoding anaerobic carbon-monoxide dehydrogenase catalytic subunit encodes the protein MPRFRDPSLNSRPSNKSPRVIDPKNVKRTVDPAALEMIDVAKEKGIITAFDRVLAQQPQCQFGYKGICCRFCMMGPCRIKADEGPASRGICGANAWTIVARSVGLMILTGCASHAQHGNHISHVMEMIAEGKAPDYSIKDPEKLIRICKKVDIETEGKDEKTLAKELAEKALADFKRLKGEGEATWITNMVTKERLQNYRERNVMPHGIHATISDLVTQAHVGMDNDPVNLVFSAVRVGLADLAGKWIATDLSDIIFGTPEPVMSEANMGVLDPSKVNIILHGHNPLLSEMIVAAARELEDEAKAAGAAGIQLSGICCTGNEVLMRQGVPLVTSFSSQELAICTGAVDCMVVDVQCIMPGLNTVAQCFGTKLITTADIVKNPGTMHIDYQEATAMENAREVIREAIAAYKERGNRPVHIPNIKNKVVAGWSLEAIFELFKTVNADNPVRVLNDAILSGELKGVILMAGCNNLKTFHDQAHLEITKAMLKNDVLVISTGCNAQACAKAGLMDPEKVDEYCGEGLKSFYKRISANANLKYGLPPVLHIGSCVDNSRAAELLMLMAEDLGVDTPKVPFVASAPEAMSGKATSIGTWAVTIGLPTHVGTMPPVEGCDLIYSILTQVAGDVFGGYFILEPDIETSIQKLLNALEYRTWKLGVHRRVAEDLETGLCQNW